In Thalassotalea fonticola, a single genomic region encodes these proteins:
- a CDS encoding DUF6776 family protein, with protein sequence MNWLKKITISDLHRRYGAFKLLITSGLVLFVVIVLSYKAGNFYQKHQSRLITEQAERLDKLYQKNEQAQSELNTLQVELEIERLANQKAQQALRSIEDDHFSLKKELAFYEKIMAPEKQANGIIIDEVEITASASENHYRIRVVLVQQQKSKRYAKGRVDITFAGSLVNRPATINIAKMTELNKNSLAFSFQYFQVIEAEFALPKDFVPEKIDVSAILPAGKWQKYHRLDESYPWKNIKTG encoded by the coding sequence ATGAATTGGTTAAAAAAAATAACAATATCAGACCTACATCGTCGATATGGCGCATTCAAACTATTAATAACTAGTGGCTTAGTGCTGTTCGTGGTCATCGTTCTTTCTTATAAAGCCGGCAATTTTTATCAAAAACATCAAAGTCGACTCATTACTGAGCAAGCTGAACGTCTAGACAAACTTTATCAAAAAAACGAACAGGCACAAAGTGAGTTAAATACGTTGCAAGTAGAGCTTGAAATTGAACGCCTTGCTAACCAAAAAGCCCAGCAGGCGCTGAGAAGCATCGAAGATGACCACTTCTCTTTAAAGAAAGAGCTCGCCTTTTATGAAAAAATAATGGCGCCAGAAAAGCAGGCCAATGGCATTATTATTGATGAAGTTGAAATTACCGCCAGTGCTAGCGAGAATCATTATCGAATTCGAGTTGTGTTGGTGCAACAACAAAAAAGTAAACGTTATGCCAAAGGTCGTGTAGACATTACTTTTGCAGGTAGTTTGGTTAATCGCCCTGCTACTATTAATATTGCTAAAATGACCGAGCTTAATAAAAACTCTTTAGCGTTTAGTTTTCAATATTTTCAAGTAATCGAAGCTGAATTTGCTTTGCCCAAAGATTTTGTACCTGAAAAAATCGATGTGTCGGCAATTTTGCCTGCTGGTAAATGGCAAAAATATCATCGTTTAGACGAAAGTTACCCTTGGAAAAACATTAAAACTGGTTAA
- a CDS encoding efflux RND transporter periplasmic adaptor subunit — protein sequence MRLNSQWLAQRPYIIAIAISLLLIIWLATGIGNGKVNPDLVADKTPPIAKVQVATLYAEQIANTVSLYGRTEPDRIVTLQAQVKGAITKVFAQRGSFVNKGDVIATIALNDLPAKLEHFQQLLRQRRVDYYGAKKLLQGGYQGESALAQRLSDVTDAKAELARIETDIANTTLIAPFDGILNERFVEVGDYVGIGDDIAMIADLDPLVIRAHVTENQVSLIKEGQLADITLLGEREIKGKLRYIASVANEKTNTFKAEIAIENQDYRYFAGISSEVELPLAMVSAIKISPALLALDEKGNIGVKSVVDQKVVFTKINIVKSDESGVWLKGLGEEEHIITLGQGFVRPGDTVNPVSVEQ from the coding sequence ATGCGTTTAAACAGCCAATGGCTGGCACAGCGTCCATATATTATTGCTATTGCTATTTCTTTGTTACTGATCATTTGGTTAGCAACAGGAATAGGTAATGGCAAAGTAAACCCCGATTTAGTGGCCGATAAAACACCCCCTATCGCTAAAGTGCAAGTGGCAACACTTTACGCTGAACAAATTGCTAATACGGTAAGCTTGTATGGTCGCACTGAACCCGATCGTATTGTGACTCTGCAAGCGCAAGTCAAAGGCGCTATTACCAAAGTGTTTGCTCAGCGTGGAAGCTTTGTTAATAAAGGCGATGTAATAGCAACGATTGCGCTTAATGATTTACCGGCAAAATTAGAACACTTTCAACAATTGCTCAGGCAAAGACGTGTAGATTATTACGGCGCAAAAAAATTATTACAGGGAGGTTATCAAGGTGAGTCAGCCTTAGCCCAACGATTGTCTGATGTTACTGATGCAAAAGCTGAGCTTGCTCGTATCGAAACTGACATAGCTAATACCACATTAATTGCTCCGTTCGATGGTATTTTAAATGAGCGGTTTGTCGAAGTGGGCGATTACGTTGGTATAGGTGACGACATTGCCATGATCGCTGATTTAGACCCATTAGTTATTCGTGCCCATGTGACTGAAAATCAAGTCAGTTTGATTAAAGAAGGACAACTCGCCGATATAACCTTATTAGGAGAGCGTGAAATAAAAGGCAAATTACGTTATATCGCCAGTGTCGCTAATGAAAAAACTAATACTTTTAAAGCTGAAATTGCCATTGAAAATCAAGACTATCGCTATTTTGCCGGGATTAGTTCTGAAGTAGAATTACCGTTAGCTATGGTGTCTGCGATAAAAATATCTCCGGCATTACTAGCGCTCGATGAAAAGGGTAATATTGGCGTTAAATCTGTAGTTGATCAAAAGGTCGTTTTTACCAAAATAAACATAGTGAAAAGTGATGAATCTGGTGTGTGGTTAAAGGGGCTTGGTGAAGAAGAGCACATTATTACTCTTGGTCAAGGCTTTGTTCGCCCAGGTGATACCGTAAATCCAGTTTCAGTGGAACAATAA
- the hemJ gene encoding protoporphyrinogen oxidase HemJ, protein MSSLLWIKALHVAFMVAWFAGIFYLPRLFVYHAESNNKDVHEQLKTMERRLLFFVTPFAILTLIFGLILIYMLGVDWFIHSAWLHVKLVLVALLFVYHGYCFKLLNDFKTDKNTRSGKFYRIFNELPVFILFAVIILAIVKPAIY, encoded by the coding sequence ATGAGTAGTTTATTATGGATTAAAGCCTTACACGTAGCTTTTATGGTAGCTTGGTTTGCAGGCATCTTCTACTTGCCACGGCTGTTTGTTTACCATGCCGAATCGAATAATAAAGATGTACATGAACAATTAAAGACGATGGAACGCCGGTTGTTATTTTTTGTCACGCCATTTGCCATTTTAACCTTGATATTCGGCCTAATACTGATTTATATGCTGGGCGTTGATTGGTTTATCCATAGTGCTTGGTTACATGTAAAATTGGTACTTGTAGCTTTATTATTTGTCTATCACGGTTATTGCTTTAAATTGCTTAACGATTTTAAAACCGACAAAAATACTCGCTCCGGAAAGTTTTATCGAATATTTAATGAATTGCCCGTATTTATATTATTTGCGGTAATTATTTTAGCAATTGTTAAACCGGCCATTTATTAA
- a CDS encoding chloride channel protein: MPLVPFRTKLAKPEPSWQLCLMGIIGGTLASLCIILFRFSVESLQLLYLENIDDYTTLSEFYRFITPVVAVLFILGLAWISKFKYTRMGIPFVIHRLKANYGYIPFKNTLTQFFGGIFALAGGFSVGREGPAVHIGAASSSFLGSKLALPHNSIRTLCACGVAAGISASFNTPLAAVIFVMEVILREYRLHIFIPVILASIIGSMMTHAFFGPYHEFEFFAYIVIDFWHYPLLILFGIFLGFLAKAFNSSLIATLKFSLKYHMAKRLVLAALIMGFIGLLVPQSMGASLSAIGSMLEHNNHLLLILAILAAKFIATIAVLGLGVPGGIIGPTLAIGAIAGALMAFFVNILYPEVSFAGDYALMGMAGMLAATLNAPLAALLTVIELSNQLQLALPAMVVITSAYLTSSQFLKNRSIFLQQLEFQQLPYQASPVESVLQKHGVLSQMDRNFKVLNTADHNQIKWLLAGQNSSEQLIIKPKSNESTFKLVQIDMNIHPLDGEDQAIKSTIMPAIDSQATLSEAYFALYKQREGAVYIYHRSKDNIIGVLAFEKIRKILTLGNT; this comes from the coding sequence ATGCCATTAGTGCCGTTCAGAACCAAACTAGCCAAGCCAGAGCCCTCCTGGCAATTATGTCTTATGGGCATAATTGGCGGCACTTTAGCATCACTTTGTATTATTTTATTTCGTTTTAGTGTTGAGTCTTTGCAATTATTGTATCTGGAAAACATTGATGACTACACCACTTTATCAGAATTTTATCGTTTTATAACCCCTGTTGTTGCCGTACTGTTTATTTTAGGCTTGGCCTGGATATCAAAATTTAAGTATACAAGAATGGGCATCCCATTTGTTATCCACCGATTGAAAGCCAATTATGGTTATATTCCATTTAAAAATACCCTTACTCAATTTTTTGGTGGTATTTTTGCATTGGCCGGAGGGTTTTCTGTCGGCCGTGAAGGTCCCGCGGTGCACATCGGTGCCGCATCAAGCAGCTTTTTAGGCAGCAAATTGGCCCTACCACATAATTCTATTAGAACCTTATGTGCCTGTGGAGTGGCAGCGGGGATTTCAGCAAGTTTTAACACCCCTCTCGCCGCTGTGATTTTTGTAATGGAAGTAATATTGCGAGAATACCGCCTGCATATATTTATCCCAGTAATTTTGGCATCAATTATTGGTTCTATGATGACGCATGCGTTTTTTGGCCCTTATCATGAATTTGAATTTTTCGCTTACATCGTTATCGACTTTTGGCATTACCCGCTATTAATTCTTTTTGGCATTTTCTTAGGTTTTTTAGCAAAAGCATTTAACTCCAGTTTAATTGCCACACTAAAATTTTCACTAAAATATCACATGGCAAAACGGTTAGTACTAGCCGCTTTAATAATGGGCTTTATTGGATTGTTAGTGCCACAAAGTATGGGAGCGAGTTTAAGCGCTATTGGTTCAATGCTTGAGCACAATAATCATTTACTGCTCATCTTAGCGATTTTAGCGGCAAAATTTATTGCCACAATAGCAGTTCTTGGTTTAGGTGTACCAGGTGGTATAATTGGCCCAACGTTGGCTATTGGTGCAATTGCCGGAGCGTTAATGGCGTTTTTTGTGAATATACTATACCCGGAAGTCAGTTTTGCCGGTGACTATGCATTAATGGGGATGGCAGGCATGCTAGCTGCTACCTTGAATGCGCCCCTAGCCGCATTGCTCACCGTAATAGAATTATCCAATCAGTTGCAGTTGGCACTACCGGCAATGGTAGTAATTACGTCAGCTTATTTAACCTCGAGCCAATTCTTAAAAAACCGTTCGATATTTTTACAACAACTCGAATTTCAACAACTGCCCTATCAAGCTTCACCGGTGGAAAGCGTATTGCAAAAGCATGGCGTGTTATCACAAATGGACAGAAATTTTAAAGTGCTTAACACCGCTGATCATAATCAAATAAAGTGGTTACTCGCAGGCCAAAACTCTAGTGAGCAATTAATCATTAAACCTAAATCGAATGAATCCACGTTTAAGCTAGTGCAAATTGATATGAACATTCACCCACTAGATGGTGAAGACCAAGCAATTAAATCAACAATAATGCCAGCTATAGACAGCCAAGCAACGCTCTCTGAAGCTTACTTTGCACTGTATAAACAACGCGAAGGAGCGGTATATATTTATCACAGATCAAAAGATAATATTATTGGTGTGTTAGCATTTGAAAAAATTCGAAAAATTTTAACTCTAGGTAACACATAA
- a CDS encoding M20/M25/M40 family metallo-hydrolase: MLKATFKSAVLCIAALSVFTAQAQYLNETEQQQINALEQTALNSTLAYQIEESLTTEVGARMIGTEGDKRAIAWAVEKMNALGFDKVWTEEVGHYQWIRGDVEAKVLVPFAHDIKAIALGESVGTGDKGIQAEVVHFNTMADLEAAKPGSLTGKIAFVSYRMQRFKTGKGYGKAVGARVNGASVAAEKGAVGFIMRSVGTDNNRLGHTGVLRYKEQVKRIPAVALSNPDADLMVNIFKRNKPVEFFLKVTALRNEIVATKGANVIGEITGSELPEQIVALGAHLDSWDVGTGAIDDGLGVSMVMAATAHIAKLAERPKRTIRVILFAGEEVGLLGAEQYIIDHKDNLKNHVIGVEWDFGLGKIYSMQSGVGEKALPAVAELATYLESLGVAYNKGNKARGQSDMGAVTDKGVPAMNFSPDGTTYFDIHHTENDTLDKVNAKDLQQNTAVYTVFAYFAAQAGVDFRK, from the coding sequence ATGTTGAAAGCAACATTTAAGAGCGCTGTGTTATGCATAGCAGCGCTTTCGGTATTTACTGCACAAGCACAGTATTTAAATGAAACAGAACAACAGCAAATCAATGCACTAGAACAAACCGCGCTTAACTCGACTCTTGCCTATCAAATAGAAGAATCATTAACCACTGAAGTTGGCGCTCGAATGATTGGTACTGAAGGCGATAAACGCGCAATTGCTTGGGCCGTAGAAAAGATGAATGCCTTGGGCTTTGACAAAGTTTGGACTGAAGAAGTAGGTCATTATCAGTGGATTCGTGGTGATGTTGAGGCGAAAGTGCTCGTGCCTTTTGCTCATGACATTAAAGCAATTGCCTTAGGGGAAAGTGTTGGTACAGGTGATAAAGGTATTCAAGCCGAAGTTGTTCATTTTAATACTATGGCGGATCTAGAAGCCGCAAAACCAGGTAGTTTAACTGGCAAAATAGCCTTTGTTTCTTATCGCATGCAGCGTTTTAAAACGGGCAAGGGTTATGGTAAAGCAGTTGGTGCTCGTGTTAACGGTGCCAGTGTTGCTGCTGAAAAGGGCGCTGTGGGCTTTATCATGCGTTCAGTTGGTACTGATAATAACCGCTTAGGTCACACTGGCGTTCTTCGTTATAAAGAGCAAGTAAAGCGAATTCCGGCGGTGGCATTATCTAACCCCGACGCCGACTTGATGGTGAACATATTTAAGCGTAATAAACCGGTAGAATTTTTCTTAAAAGTTACAGCTCTGCGCAATGAGATCGTTGCGACTAAAGGAGCAAACGTAATTGGTGAAATTACCGGCAGTGAATTACCAGAGCAAATCGTTGCACTAGGAGCCCACCTTGACAGTTGGGATGTTGGAACAGGCGCCATTGATGATGGTTTGGGAGTGTCTATGGTAATGGCGGCAACTGCCCATATAGCTAAATTAGCAGAACGCCCTAAACGCACCATTCGGGTGATTTTATTTGCCGGTGAAGAGGTCGGATTATTAGGTGCGGAACAATATATTATTGACCATAAAGATAACTTGAAAAATCATGTGATTGGCGTGGAGTGGGATTTTGGTTTAGGCAAAATTTACTCAATGCAGTCTGGTGTGGGTGAAAAAGCACTACCTGCCGTAGCAGAGCTGGCAACTTACCTTGAATCTTTAGGAGTTGCCTATAACAAAGGTAATAAAGCACGTGGTCAATCTGATATGGGCGCAGTAACAGATAAAGGTGTGCCAGCAATGAATTTCTCGCCAGATGGGACGACTTATTTTGATATTCACCATACTGAGAATGATACCTTGGACAAAGTAAATGCTAAAGATTTACAGCAGAATACCGCTGTTTATACTGTGTTTGCCTATTTTGCAGCGCAAGCTGGTGTTGATTTTAGAAAGTAA
- a CDS encoding aspartate carbamoyltransferase — protein sequence MMNFQGSHILSVSQFDRDSVSRILEVAQAMIPYASRQKRCHVLEGAILNNLFFEPSTRTRISFGTAFQLLGGFVHETVGQESSSLSKGESLFDTARVISGYSDVIAMRHPDMHSVAEFSKGSTVPVINGGDGANEHPTQALLDLFTIQAEMSRFDKGIDGLNIVLMGDLKHGRTVHSLSRLLSLYKNLTITLLSPKELQMPAYIVDVLTNAGHKVNITQTMAGNLNSDVVYQTRIQQERFTSLAEAEQYRGHFSLNKSVYQQYCKEHTVIMHPLPRDARPEANELDIDLNDNSNLAIFRQAQNGVLVRMALFALTLGVDEKLTQYEKEVTWFTNK from the coding sequence ATTATGAATTTTCAAGGTAGCCATATTTTATCGGTATCACAATTTGATCGTGATTCGGTATCTCGCATTCTTGAAGTTGCGCAAGCAATGATCCCTTACGCCAGCAGACAAAAGCGTTGCCATGTGCTTGAAGGGGCAATTTTAAATAATCTATTTTTTGAACCGAGTACTCGTACTCGTATCTCATTTGGTACCGCTTTTCAGTTATTAGGCGGCTTTGTGCACGAAACCGTTGGCCAAGAAAGCTCATCATTATCTAAAGGCGAGTCATTATTTGATACTGCCCGGGTTATCAGTGGTTATTCAGACGTTATTGCTATGCGTCATCCCGATATGCATTCGGTAGCAGAGTTTTCTAAGGGTAGCACCGTACCGGTAATTAACGGTGGTGATGGTGCGAATGAACATCCAACCCAAGCACTATTAGATTTATTTACTATTCAGGCTGAAATGAGTCGTTTTGACAAAGGCATTGATGGCTTAAACATTGTATTAATGGGTGACTTAAAGCATGGCCGCACAGTACATTCTCTCTCAAGATTATTAAGCTTATATAAAAACCTTACCATTACACTATTGTCGCCAAAAGAGTTACAAATGCCAGCTTACATTGTTGATGTATTAACGAATGCTGGCCATAAAGTAAATATTACACAAACCATGGCTGGCAATTTAAACAGCGATGTTGTTTACCAAACCCGCATTCAACAAGAGCGTTTTACCAGCCTTGCTGAAGCGGAGCAATATCGTGGCCACTTTAGTTTAAATAAAAGTGTGTATCAGCAGTACTGTAAAGAGCATACAGTGATCATGCACCCACTGCCTAGAGACGCTCGCCCAGAGGCGAACGAGCTGGACATTGATTTAAACGACAACAGCAATTTAGCAATTTTCCGTCAAGCTCAAAATGGCGTATTAGTACGCATGGCATTATTTGCCTTAACATTAGGCGTTGATGAGAAACTTACCCAATATGAAAAAGAAGTAACCTGGTTTACCAATAAATAA
- a CDS encoding efflux RND transporter permease subunit, translating to MLALIDSALYRTRSVMMIFILLLIAGGITYNNIPKESNPDITIPQIYVSIVHDGISPEDAERMLVRPMENELKSIEGIKEMHASASEGYANIRMEFIAGFDAKEALSSVRDKVTLAKAKLPAESEEPVVKQVTMASQQPAVTVFLSGPVSERGLITIARDLEDKIASMTQVLEVDIGGDREDMVEIIVDPLLMESYGLDQNDIYNLVERNNRLVPAGTMDTGKGRFAVKVPSVFETVKDLLELPIKVDGDRVVTFQDVSIVRRAYKDPTSYARLNGERAISIEVKKRPGQNIIETVDNVKALIERERKFWPEHILVNYTGDESKQVKTMLSDLQNNVISAILLVVIVIIAALGARTAMLVGLSIPGAFLTGILVLSIFGLTVNIVVLFALIMAVGMLVDGAIVVTEFADRQMSEGIEKQQAYSLAAKRMAWPIIASTATTLAAFAPLLFWPGMMGEFMKFMPITLIAVLSASLLMALIFVPTMGTLWGKSRLITEQEKQQLIQAEEGDITKLKGLMGKYVSVLSVAITHPLKVLLVTLVFAAAVMGNYIGSGLGSEFFPDVEPEGISLTVRSYGDLSIDEKDVIMKEIEHRILDLQAIKSLYSKTGGNDLVGTLRINLTHWQFRPSANELVTELHRRLDTYAGVEVEVRKDKMGPQQGKDLILELSSRFPEKLQDAVRKVRTALQLNPKFTNVEDGGSKPGIEWQLKVNRALAATFSADATLVGTSVQMVTNGLKLGEYRPDDVDDELDIRVRFPMEKRSLSRLDELRLNTKDGLVPMTNFVDKKAAQKVDTIKRVDSKRVVTIQADLIPGAQLPTELPLLKAQMTSLDIDWLTVAVKVKGQNEQQQESEDFLSNAFAVALFVMAIILVTQFNSFYQAMLILSAVLFSTVGVFLALLVVGKPFGIVMSGLGVIALAGIVVNNNIVLIDTYNVLKASGLTAKEAILRTGAQRLRPVLLTTITTIFGLMPMVLQMNIDFVSRDISFGAPSTQWWAQLATAVAGGLAFATVLTLILTPCLLALRDYKQAKKTKQQWVAAPAFEEV from the coding sequence ATGTTAGCGCTTATCGACTCAGCTTTATACCGAACTCGCTCGGTAATGATGATATTTATCTTATTGCTTATTGCTGGCGGTATTACCTATAACAACATCCCGAAAGAATCGAATCCTGACATTACCATTCCGCAAATATATGTTTCTATTGTGCATGATGGTATTTCTCCTGAAGATGCAGAACGCATGTTGGTTAGGCCAATGGAAAATGAGCTTAAATCGATTGAAGGCATTAAAGAAATGCATGCCTCGGCCAGTGAAGGTTATGCCAATATTCGGATGGAATTTATCGCCGGTTTTGATGCCAAAGAAGCATTGTCTTCGGTGCGTGATAAAGTCACGTTGGCGAAAGCAAAGCTCCCGGCAGAGTCAGAAGAACCGGTAGTAAAACAAGTCACTATGGCGAGCCAACAACCAGCTGTAACGGTATTTTTATCTGGGCCGGTTAGTGAACGTGGCTTAATCACCATTGCTCGAGATTTAGAAGATAAAATTGCCAGCATGACACAAGTACTGGAAGTAGATATCGGCGGCGATCGTGAAGACATGGTTGAGATCATAGTTGATCCATTGTTGATGGAAAGCTATGGGCTTGATCAAAACGATATTTATAATCTAGTTGAGCGCAATAATCGCTTGGTGCCTGCTGGAACTATGGACACAGGTAAAGGCAGGTTTGCTGTAAAAGTGCCCTCAGTATTTGAAACCGTTAAAGACTTACTTGAGTTACCGATAAAAGTTGATGGCGACAGAGTTGTCACTTTCCAAGATGTGTCTATTGTGCGTAGAGCATACAAAGATCCTACATCCTATGCTCGCCTTAATGGCGAACGGGCAATTTCAATTGAAGTTAAAAAACGTCCCGGACAAAACATTATTGAAACGGTTGATAATGTAAAGGCCTTAATCGAACGTGAACGTAAGTTTTGGCCTGAGCATATTTTAGTGAATTATACTGGTGATGAATCTAAGCAAGTTAAAACTATGCTTAGCGATTTACAAAATAATGTAATTTCAGCAATATTACTTGTGGTGATTGTGATTATTGCTGCTCTAGGTGCAAGAACGGCAATGTTAGTAGGCTTATCTATACCAGGAGCATTTCTTACCGGTATTTTGGTGCTCTCAATTTTTGGTTTAACAGTAAATATTGTCGTGCTGTTTGCACTTATTATGGCGGTTGGCATGTTGGTGGATGGCGCCATAGTGGTAACTGAATTTGCCGACAGACAAATGAGTGAAGGTATCGAGAAACAGCAGGCTTATTCATTAGCGGCGAAACGTATGGCATGGCCTATTATTGCCTCTACCGCAACAACCTTAGCGGCATTTGCGCCATTATTATTTTGGCCGGGCATGATGGGTGAATTTATGAAATTCATGCCTATTACGTTAATTGCGGTACTATCTGCTTCGTTATTAATGGCGCTTATTTTTGTACCAACAATGGGCACATTGTGGGGCAAAAGTCGATTAATTACAGAGCAAGAAAAGCAGCAACTCATCCAAGCAGAAGAAGGCGATATAACAAAGCTTAAAGGCTTGATGGGCAAGTATGTTTCAGTACTCTCTGTTGCCATCACTCACCCGTTAAAAGTGTTGTTGGTGACCTTGGTTTTCGCCGCTGCGGTAATGGGAAATTATATTGGTTCTGGCTTAGGCAGTGAGTTTTTCCCTGACGTAGAACCAGAAGGAATTAGTTTAACCGTACGCTCTTATGGTGATTTATCGATTGATGAAAAAGATGTGATCATGAAAGAAATTGAGCACCGCATCTTAGATTTACAAGCGATTAAATCACTCTATTCTAAAACTGGCGGTAATGATCTAGTCGGTACACTGCGCATTAATTTAACCCACTGGCAGTTTAGGCCTTCAGCTAATGAACTTGTTACAGAGTTACATCGTCGTTTAGATACTTATGCCGGAGTTGAGGTTGAAGTTCGTAAAGATAAAATGGGGCCTCAGCAGGGTAAAGATTTGATCTTGGAGCTTTCTTCAAGGTTTCCAGAAAAATTACAAGATGCAGTGCGCAAAGTTAGAACTGCCTTACAGCTTAATCCTAAATTTACCAATGTTGAAGATGGCGGCTCCAAACCTGGAATTGAGTGGCAGCTTAAAGTTAACCGTGCTCTAGCGGCTACGTTTAGCGCCGATGCTACTTTGGTCGGCACATCAGTGCAAATGGTAACCAATGGTTTAAAGCTTGGCGAGTACCGGCCCGATGATGTCGATGATGAATTAGATATTCGCGTCCGCTTTCCTATGGAAAAACGCAGCCTCAGCCGTTTAGATGAGCTGCGTTTGAACACCAAAGATGGGTTAGTGCCAATGACCAACTTTGTTGACAAAAAAGCAGCACAAAAAGTTGATACCATCAAGCGAGTAGACTCAAAACGCGTAGTTACTATCCAGGCCGATTTAATTCCAGGCGCGCAATTACCAACTGAATTACCACTGTTGAAAGCACAAATGACATCCCTTGATATTGATTGGTTAACTGTAGCTGTTAAAGTAAAAGGACAAAATGAGCAACAACAAGAGTCAGAAGACTTTTTAAGTAATGCCTTTGCTGTCGCCCTGTTTGTCATGGCGATTATATTAGTGACGCAATTTAACAGTTTCTATCAAGCCATGCTGATACTTTCAGCGGTATTGTTTTCAACTGTTGGCGTATTTCTAGCATTATTGGTTGTTGGTAAGCCTTTTGGTATTGTTATGTCTGGTTTAGGTGTTATTGCTTTAGCTGGTATTGTGGTAAACAATAATATCGTATTAATTGATACCTACAATGTACTTAAAGCTTCAGGGTTAACCGCCAAAGAGGCTATTTTAAGAACCGGTGCCCAGCGTTTGCGGCCAGTGTTATTAACAACTATTACGACTATTTTTGGGTTAATGCCAATGGTGCTGCAAATGAATATTGATTTTGTTAGCAGAGATATTAGTTTTGGCGCGCCTTCTACTCAGTGGTGGGCGCAACTGGCAACTGCGGTAGCAGGCGGCTTAGCTTTTGCCACTGTACTTACCTTAATACTTACCCCATGTTTATTAGCGTTAAGAGACTATAAACAAGCGAAGAAAACCAAGCAACAATGGGTTGCTGCACCTGCCTTTGAAGAAGTATAA
- the erpA gene encoding iron-sulfur cluster insertion protein ErpA, with the protein MSENQLPIQFSDAAANKVKVLISEEENPALKLRVYVTGGGCSGFQYGFTFDEKVNDGDMTIVKEGVTMVIDPMSLQYLVGGTVDYIEGLEGSRFLVDNPNAETTCGCGSSFSI; encoded by the coding sequence ATGTCAGAAAACCAATTACCAATTCAATTCAGTGATGCCGCCGCTAACAAAGTAAAAGTACTCATTAGTGAAGAAGAAAATCCGGCATTAAAACTTCGTGTGTACGTTACTGGTGGTGGCTGTTCAGGCTTTCAATACGGTTTCACTTTTGATGAAAAAGTAAATGACGGCGACATGACCATAGTAAAAGAAGGTGTAACTATGGTCATTGATCCAATGAGTTTACAGTATCTTGTTGGTGGCACTGTTGACTACATAGAAGGCTTAGAAGGAAGTCGTTTCTTAGTAGACAACCCGAATGCCGAAACAACTTGTGGTTGTGGTTCTTCTTTCTCTATTTAA